A genome region from Nocardia sp. NBC_01730 includes the following:
- a CDS encoding RDD family protein codes for MGEGRLVLAATVDLLLVPLASLGVVWGLFDYSPRELVGLPLLLGFLLPISFVNHVVGTRLLRGSFGKLLFGLRVVRVSDGGRPGFWRTVGRWLIGFVLIAIMILAEDVDGIGEVNGLRVIRRRDELLANR; via the coding sequence GTGGGGGAGGGGCGGCTGGTACTGGCTGCGACAGTGGATCTGCTGCTGGTACCGCTCGCAAGTCTCGGTGTGGTGTGGGGGCTGTTCGACTACTCCCCGCGCGAGCTGGTAGGCCTTCCGCTCCTTCTGGGCTTCCTGCTACCGATATCGTTCGTCAATCATGTGGTCGGAACGCGTCTGCTGCGCGGTAGTTTTGGCAAACTGCTGTTTGGTTTGCGGGTCGTCCGGGTCAGCGACGGTGGCCGCCCGGGATTTTGGCGGACTGTGGGGCGTTGGTTGATCGGGTTCGTGCTGATCGCCATCATGATTTTGGCGGAGGACGTCGACGGTATCGGTGAGGTGAATGGCCTGCGTGTCATCCGCCGCCGCGACGAACTACTCGCCAATCGGTGA
- a CDS encoding Uma2 family endonuclease produces the protein MSEEPERCWRVGFETNVFLGSSGKSDLLTPDFLVIRCLDSPYQDVRGEDVLLAGEVLSPSNTQTDIEAKKGRYASADIPWYWEVTLAREESAIAIVREYALETAPGLLPAGVHPLRPANYLLTGEWTPDNLNGVETEFPFPLHIPWAELEF, from the coding sequence ATGTCGGAGGAACCGGAAAGGTGCTGGCGGGTCGGTTTCGAGACGAACGTATTCCTCGGCTCCAGCGGAAAGTCCGACCTCCTCACCCCCGACTTCCTGGTGATTCGTTGCCTCGATTCGCCGTACCAAGACGTTCGCGGCGAGGACGTGCTGCTGGCCGGAGAGGTCTTGTCCCCGTCGAACACCCAGACCGATATCGAGGCGAAGAAAGGGCGCTACGCCAGCGCCGACATCCCCTGGTACTGGGAGGTCACCCTGGCCCGTGAGGAGAGCGCCATCGCCATCGTCCGCGAGTACGCGCTCGAGACCGCTCCCGGACTGCTCCCGGCAGGGGTTCATCCGCTGCGCCCGGCCAATTACCTGCTTACTGGCGAATGGACACCCGACAACCTGAACGGCGTCGAAACCGAGTTTCCCTTCCCCCTCCACATTCCGTGGGCCGAACTCGAATTCTGA
- a CDS encoding transposase family protein has product MYRVDLVGVLFPHLAGVRMEGVRDEDGGVGIYARVRAGWAECSGCGGVSASVHSRYERRLADLPVGGRPMWADPGTRMRSNS; this is encoded by the coding sequence ATGTATCGGGTGGATTTGGTTGGGGTCTTGTTTCCACATCTTGCCGGTGTGCGGATGGAGGGTGTTCGGGATGAGGACGGTGGCGTCGGTATCTACGCCAGAGTGCGAGCGGGCTGGGCCGAGTGTTCTGGTTGCGGCGGGGTGTCGGCATCGGTACATAGTCGCTACGAGCGGCGGTTGGCTGATTTGCCGGTCGGTGGGCGGCCGATGTGGGCGGACCCGGGCACGCGCATGCGCTCGAACTCGTAG
- a CDS encoding TetR/AcrR family transcriptional regulator, giving the protein MPAPRKFTREQLQVAALALVDDQGLSGLTMRSLAAALGTGPMTIYNYVDGREGLEQLVTEAVMAEALWDAAPSSDWGDEVLTVAEGMWRAVRAHPHAIPLILTRRSLDLATLRPTEALLQALARSGRSGTELLVAFRVVSGFITGYSQAELVGPLSVARDENLTTITDRIAALPSEQFPKLIEIALAAVSSDPAAEFRAGVRIILTGLRA; this is encoded by the coding sequence ATGCCCGCCCCCAGAAAGTTCACGCGCGAGCAGCTACAGGTCGCCGCACTGGCCTTGGTCGACGACCAAGGCCTGTCCGGCTTGACCATGCGCAGCCTCGCGGCGGCACTGGGCACCGGTCCGATGACGATCTACAACTACGTCGATGGACGTGAGGGTTTGGAGCAGCTCGTCACCGAGGCCGTGATGGCCGAAGCACTCTGGGACGCCGCTCCCTCCAGTGACTGGGGTGACGAGGTTCTCACCGTCGCCGAGGGAATGTGGCGCGCCGTGCGCGCACACCCCCACGCGATCCCACTGATTCTCACCCGGCGCAGCCTCGACCTGGCGACACTCCGGCCGACCGAAGCCCTATTGCAGGCACTCGCGCGTAGCGGTAGATCCGGGACTGAATTGCTGGTGGCGTTCCGCGTGGTGTCCGGCTTCATCACCGGATACTCGCAAGCCGAACTCGTAGGCCCCCTCTCCGTGGCGCGCGATGAGAACCTCACGACGATCACCGACCGGATCGCGGCTTTGCCGTCCGAGCAGTTCCCCAAGCTCATCGAGATCGCGCTGGCCGCCGTCTCGAGCGACCCAGCCGCAGAATTCCGCGCCGGGGTGCGCATAATCCTGACAGGACTCAGGGCGTAG
- a CDS encoding alpha/beta hydrolase, with translation MTIHTTFTSGRDQCAVWLTLPDGPGPHPVVVLVHGGGATHEMMLAQYEKWFSEAGLAVVAFDFRHLGESGGRPRQLVSQRRYAEDVDAALAFARSRPELDSHRIALWATSFGASHVLAAAARHDDLRAAVVQCPVFSGRAVVSRAGIRHLLRFTVPIASDLVRAALGRARRYVPLVGKPGDLAFVNQPGALEGWQSVTPPGYRFDNRITAASGLGMLFYNAASSAPRVRCPLLVCACEQENLIDPAIAGRVAATAPRAVLKHYDADHFTVYHPPAVEQIVADQIDFLTAHLVSNA, from the coding sequence ATGACCATTCACACCACCTTCACTTCCGGCCGCGACCAGTGCGCGGTGTGGCTGACCCTGCCGGACGGCCCAGGTCCGCATCCGGTTGTGGTGCTCGTCCACGGCGGTGGCGCAACCCACGAAATGATGCTCGCCCAGTACGAGAAGTGGTTCTCCGAAGCGGGTCTTGCCGTGGTGGCCTTCGACTTCCGCCACCTCGGAGAATCGGGTGGCCGGCCGCGCCAGCTGGTGAGTCAGCGACGTTACGCCGAGGATGTCGACGCCGCCCTGGCCTTCGCTCGCTCCCGCCCCGAACTGGACTCACACCGGATCGCGCTGTGGGCCACCTCCTTCGGTGCCAGCCACGTCCTGGCGGCAGCCGCACGCCACGATGACCTTCGTGCCGCGGTGGTTCAGTGTCCGGTCTTCAGCGGGCGTGCCGTCGTGTCACGGGCGGGGATACGGCACCTGCTGCGGTTCACGGTGCCGATCGCCTCCGACCTGGTCCGCGCCGCCCTCGGTCGGGCGCGCCGTTACGTCCCATTGGTCGGAAAGCCCGGGGATCTGGCGTTCGTGAACCAGCCCGGCGCCCTTGAAGGGTGGCAGTCGGTGACACCACCCGGTTACCGCTTCGACAACCGGATCACGGCGGCCTCGGGACTGGGCATGTTGTTCTACAACGCCGCATCCTCCGCACCACGCGTGCGCTGCCCGCTGCTGGTGTGCGCCTGCGAGCAAGAGAATCTGATCGACCCCGCCATCGCGGGGCGGGTGGCCGCCACTGCACCACGGGCCGTCCTGAAGCATTACGACGCCGACCACTTCACGGTCTACCATCCACCGGCCGTCGAGCAGATCGTTGCCGATCAGATCGACTTTCTGACCGCCCACCTCGTGTCGAACGCGTAA
- a CDS encoding AMP-binding protein → MHGRTGSPRLGPGDTLRVAVPLNHVSGITCCVVAALVTCARTVLLPTFEAAAAADLFHTAQLTIWVGVPTMHTLLLNQPRFSTVDTAGPLRRRKLPPPPVRRQPRSAPSVATCHADTTVHRALRTRHLPHQPAPSTPSGETSVAIDLSDTNVFVAGGTSGINLGIVEGFAAAGTRVAVMSRSQENSMFGLAELDLLRRRILLPI, encoded by the coding sequence ATGCATGGTCGGACCGGGTCGCCGCGGCTCGGCCCAGGCGACACGCTGCGGGTCGCCGTACCGCTCAACCACGTCAGTGGCATCACCTGTTGCGTAGTCGCCGCTCTGGTCACCTGCGCCCGCACCGTGCTGCTGCCGACGTTCGAGGCCGCTGCCGCCGCCGACCTGTTCCACACAGCGCAGCTCACGATCTGGGTCGGGGTACCAACCATGCACACACTGCTACTGAACCAGCCGCGGTTCTCCACCGTGGACACCGCAGGTCCACTGCGGCGGCGGAAGTTGCCGCCGCCCCCAGTCCGGAGGCAACCACGGTCGGCCCCATCGGTGGCGACATGCCACGCGGACACAACCGTGCACCGAGCCCTCAGAACCAGACATCTGCCACACCAGCCGGCCCCGTCCACGCCTTCGGGCGAAACCTCAGTAGCTATTGACCTCAGCGATACGAATGTATTCGTCGCCGGCGGCACGAGCGGAATCAACCTCGGAATTGTCGAGGGATTCGCCGCTGCCGGCACGCGAGTGGCAGTAATGAGCCGATCTCAGGAGAACAGCATGTTCGGGCTAGCCGAACTCGATTTACTCCGCCGCCGCATCCTGCTCCCGATCTGA
- a CDS encoding DUF2625 family protein, with translation MRTLAELADVDDPAWPYIREEFADAPVVIEIPSVHSLDGARCLQALQVTTRSALGALAFNTGHRGQAPRPSRRPRPSSEPSAAPPLQACAGPPWPAPAVARRGWAPR, from the coding sequence ATGCGAACATTGGCGGAGCTGGCCGATGTCGATGATCCGGCGTGGCCGTATATTCGTGAGGAGTTCGCGGACGCTCCGGTAGTGATCGAAATACCGTCGGTCCATTCATTGGACGGTGCGCGATGCCTGCAGGCGTTGCAGGTGACCACACGGTCCGCGTTGGGGGCGTTGGCATTCAATACAGGTCACCGCGGACAAGCGCCACGACCGTCCCGGCGACCTCGCCCCAGCTCGGAGCCGAGCGCCGCGCCTCCCCTGCAGGCATGTGCAGGTCCTCCATGGCCCGCACCAGCGGTCGCTCGGCGGGGCTGGGCTCCTCGATGA